In the Topomyia yanbarensis strain Yona2022 chromosome 3, ASM3024719v1, whole genome shotgun sequence genome, one interval contains:
- the LOC131691240 gene encoding zinc finger protein 3-like → MTIFNLERFPHVCRSCLQARTDDEMTELNEHSEKHGLTLRDLLDELTFPIPQELNNLTPNGICTECLIELDRFLEYKKRLNYVLKFIFGLAQIKIGNVTTLKELFSEDRDDILALLKKLGVLNKDDVKFEDLLGEFSQYDISSMADVKKESQEDEFETDFLEDSLVKVEVDEGGLIVEYLETAVKRKRGRPKSKFEDSLKLKKKISRPRKIIVESDEDDKQTLKNDICHPTMVIDEDGELDENDMIIERLSNASEHFADQDLTEMLENTDGQFQDDIDSDEFQLDESLLAESRQRKQRQITPRGQRKSELQYCPKCKFKTYYPKTFVAHMEKHVQREQYPLMQRCKRCDLQFETKKELDKHKRLEHRDFMCDTCGLSFEQKFALETHRKRHENIRQFKCEYCPMEYYTRPEMLLHVKQVHLNAFLVKCTDCGLSFKTKSTLNQHVKTHTNQRTHTCSVCGYGFKSYTHLNRHIKSVHQDVRYNCDHCEISYGRKDKLRMHMEKVHNIQTYFVCEICLQSYNAKDKLDEHKAHHENPKPLQCGICLAAHMMQEEFDNHLCITYKENYICCSRDFKYHFYYNKHMFLVHGMKTNVRVKPTQGLLLGQVRAMRKQAERCPKCEMEFPTRNQKKQHMISCRGQNAMLAAPSSNDETPIVTAAQIPAGPESTATSSTTYEIEYIDNYDSKDIVVHKVEVV, encoded by the exons ATGACAATATTCAATCTGGAACGCTTTCCGCATGTCTGCCGGTCCTGTTTGCAAGCGAGAACCGACGATGAAATGACTGAGCTCAACGAGCATAGCGAAAAACACGGTTTAACGCTAAGAGATCTACTTGATGAACTTACATTTCCTATCCCACag GAACTAAATAACTTGACCCCTAATGGCATATGCACGGAATGTTTGATTGAATTAGACCGATTTCTGGAGTACAAGAAACGACTTAACTACGTTTTGAAGTTTATCTTTGGTTTGGCCCAGATCAAGATTGGTAATGTGACCACGTTGAAGGAGCTGTTCAGCGAGGATAGAGATGACATTCTAGCACTTCTGAAGAAACTCGGTGTACTGAACAAAGATGATGTTAAATTTGAGGATTTGCTTGGGGAGTTTTCCCAGTATGATATCAGTTCGATGGCGGATGTTAAGAAAGAGAGCCAAGAGGATGAATTTGAAACTGACTTCCTGGAAGATTCACTGGTAAAGGTGGAAGTCGATGAAGGTGGACTGATCGTCGAATATTTGGAAACAGCGGTCAAGCGTAAGCGAGGCCGTCCTAAGTCAAAATTTGAAGATAGTTTAAAGCTGAAGAAGAAAATAAGTCGCCCGCGAAAAATTATCGTAGAATCCGATGAAGATGATAAACAGAcattgaaaaatgacatttgtCATCCAACGATGGTAATTGATGAAGACGGAGAGTTGGATGAAAATGACATGATTATAGAGCGACTCTCAAACGCTTCCGAACACTTTGCCGACCAGGATTTAACCGAAATGCTAGAAAATACTGACGGCCAATTTCAGGATGATATTGATTCTGACGAGTTTCAGTTGGACGAGTCACTACTGGCGGAGAGCAGACAGAGAAAGCAACGGCAGATAACCCCACGGGGACAACGAAAAAGCGAATTACAATATTGTCCCAAGTGCAAGTTCAAAACGTATTACCCGAAAACATTCGTGGCACATATGGAAAAACATGTGCA GCGAGAGCAATATCCTTTGATGCAACGTTGTAAGCGTTGCGATTTGCAGTTCGAGACCAAGAAAGAGCTTGACAAACATAAGCGTTTAGAACATCGCGACTTCATGTGCGACACCTGCGGATTATCGTTCGAACAAAAGTTTGCTCTGGAAACTCATCGAAAACGGCATGAAAATATTCGCCAATTCAAGTGCGAATACTGTCCCATGGAGTACTATACACGACCGGAAATGTTGCTACACGTAAAACAGGTGCATCTAAATGCTTTTCTGGTTAAATGCACAGACTGTGGGTTGAGTTTCAAAACCAAGTCAACTTTGAACCAGCATGTAAAAACTCACACCAATCAGCGCACACACACGTGTAGTGTGTGCGGTTACGGATTTAAATCGTACACCCATCTGAACCGACATATCAAGTCCGTGCATCAGGACGTTCGGTACAACTGTGACCATTGTGAGATATCCTACGGTCGAAAGGATAAACTGCGAATGCATATGGAGAAGGTGCATAAT ATTCAAACGTACTTCGTTTGCGAGATTTGCTTGCAATCTTATAACGCTAAAGATAAATTGGATGAGCATAAGGCTCATCACGAGAATCCCAAGCCTTTGCAGTGCGGCATTTGTCTTGCAGCCCATATGATGCAGGAGGAATTCGACAACCATCTTTGTATTACTTACAA AGAAAACTACATCTGTTGCAGCCGCGAtttcaaatatcatttttaCTACAACAAGCATATGTTTTTAGTTCATGGCATGAAAACAAATGTGCGTGTTAAACCTACGCAGGGGCTTCTTCTCGGACAAGTTCGAGCAATGAGG AAACAGGCCGAGCGATGTCCTAAGTGCGAAATGGAGTTCCCTACCCGAAATCAGAAGAAGCAGCATATGATTTCGTGTAGAGGACAAAACGCCATGTTAGCGGCGCCCAGTTCGAATGACGAGACACCAATTGTCACTGCAGCTCAGATCCCGGCCGGTCCTGAATCAACGGCAACTTCCTCCACAACGTACGAGATAGAGTACATTGATAATTACGACAGCAAGGATATAGTCGTGCACAAGGTGGAAGTGGTTTGA
- the LOC131692260 gene encoding zinc finger protein 808-like: protein MTVYKLEKFPYVCRMCLTSCAGKENVPLSTVDAAFDGSMGDFISAVTFDISEDKSHLLPQTACQNCWELLKFFAKFRTKLFTIQLLINSLIELKRSNPVPIKDLFESKRELLGIVFKDLGICNKDEVVVDDLLNEFPMYSIANISEESGYQKVKEEILIEDDPISEDLVDQEEIIFAEECTAAELVELIQQPEVKRSRSVKTPAKFLDKGTTPKTNNDEWLKQLLDSDSDPDCLDSVDPDSAVRTYGGKRRDEPIQCKKCKYSTRYVANYRSHQLTHLKKDKREHRCKQPGCTEVFNNARLCNNHYNQAHKPFVCETCGARFAGKCALSVHKERHQNEQKYRCIYCGKGHNAKTDLKIHINIQHRASYSFPCDICGLEFKRKDILISHKRVHSDVYDFKCDVCAKEFKKVCALTRHKKTVHERVRIPCEHCDETFARRGKLRDHIEYVHGIQSRFNCDVCLQLFNDQESLNKHKDRHVNPKDLECGVCLALFTSNELLNDHLCISYRDDYECCGRDHRYHYIYNKHMLLKHGIKTNVRVKPVPGQLTGYVRAKRKRVETCPKCEEIFATRNLKRRHMEQCVGPTENMELIAAQASLINV from the exons ATGACTGTTTATAAATTGGAAAAGTTTCCTTACGTATGCAGGATGTGCCTAACGTCTTGTGCCGGAAAGGAAAACGTACCCTTGAGCACCGTTGATGCCGCTTTCGATGGAAGCATGGGGGATTTCATAAGCGCAGTTACTTTCGATATTTCTGAG GATAAATCTCATCTATTGCCTCAAACGGCATGTCAAAATTGTTGGGAACTACTgaaattttttgcaaaattccGTACCAAACTGTTCACTATTCAATTGCTGATAAATTCCTTGATCGAATTGAAGCGATCCAACCCGGTTCCGATAAAAGATTTGTTTGAAAGCAAACGAGAACTTCTAGGGATTGTATTCAAAGACCTTGGTATTTGCAATAAAGATGAAGTGGTGGTAGATGATTTACTCAACGAGTTCCCGATGTACAGCATAGCAAATATTTCAGAAGAAAGTGGATATCAGAAAGTCAAAGAGGAAATTTTAATAGAAGATGATCCAATTTCTGAAGATTTGGTCGATCAAGAGGAAATTATTTTTGCAGAAGAATGCACAGCGGCTGAGTTAGTCGAATTGATTCAACAACCCGAAGTTAAACGAAGTCGTTCAGTTAAAACCCCAGCAAAGTTTCTTGATAAAGGCACTACTCCAAAAACTAATAACGATGAATGGCTTAAACAATTGTTGGATAGCGATTCTGACCCGGATTGTTTGGATTCAGTTGACCCCGACTCTGCAGTTAGAACATACGGTGGCAAGAGACGCGATGAACCTATTCAATGCAAGAAATGTAAATATTCTACTCGGTACGTGGCTAATTATCGGAGCCACCAGCTAACGCATCTTAAAAAGGATAAAAGAGAGCACCGTTGTAAGCAGCCTGGATGCACGGAAGTATTCAACAATGCACGATTGTGCAACAACCACTACAATCAAGCACATAAACCATTTGTCTGTGAGACCTGTGGAGCAAGATTTGCCGGAAAATGCGCACTATCAGTACACAAAGAGCGGCACCAAAATGAACAGAAGTATCGTTGCATCTACTGCGGAAAAGGCCATAATGCGAAAACTGATTTAAAAATACACATTAACATTCAACATCGTGCATCTTACTCATTCCCGTGCGACATATGCGGGTTGGAGTTCAAACG GAAAGATATTCTGATAAGTCACAAACGTGTTCACTCTGACGTATATGATTTCAAATGCGATGTGTGCGCAAAAGAGTTCAAAAAAGTTTGCGCCCTCACCAGACACAAGAAAACCGTACACGAAAGGGTACGAATACCCTGCGAGCATTGCGACGAAACGTTTGCACGGAGAGGAAAACTTCGGGATCATATCGAATATGTACATGGG ATTCAATCACGTTTCAATTGCGATGTTTGTCTACAGTTGTTTAACGATCAGGAGAGTTTGAACAAGCACAAAGATCGTCACGTGAACCCGAAAGATCTTGAGTGTGGCGTTTGTTTAGCGTTATTCACATCCAATGAATTATTGAACGATCATTTGTGTATTTCTTACAG AGATGACTACGAGTGCTGTGGTCGGGATCACCGATATCACTATATCTACAATAAGCATATGCTCCTCAAGCAcggaatcaaaacaaacgtcagAGTCAAACCCGTGCCAGGACAACTGACCGGATACGTCCGAGCAAAAAGG AAGCGCGTCGAAACATGTCCAAaatgtgaagaaatttttgcgaCCAGGAATCTAAAACGGCGTCACATGGAACAATGCGTAGGCCCTACAGAGAACATGGAATTGATCGCCGCGCAGGCAAGTTTAATAAACGTCTAA
- the LOC131691878 gene encoding zinc finger protein 37 produces the protein MTMFELTKFPEVCRVCMQPEMNISMQPLSRNFHNLELTVIEFLNEITYNVPENKNKLLPKTICPLCLKVLQDFAIYRNRLILTQRFMEALIDLRASNTEPLADLFQTNKQELTELFKELGLCSKEEPVVEDLLAEFQLYGFASRADEGKVKVEFNEVVVDDQCTNMYNDENIDIKYSDADVSDHKSSEDSDWNPKDEVVYAESLDESDSTRRNRESTKCNRKLDSLAARKKVRMRSGSHSEEGCSPRKRGRPRKHPDGSFLKDHWSCDKCKFKTKYRVAVERHKAVHVKRENRTYPCTECDQVFKTYDEMRSHSLSHPENQVVCEVCGTALKNAYSLKAHMERHEDSRKYSCEYCDYASNTKLALKAHMSIHTKSNWNKRCDVCGVMFRTSSRLKRHMESHDNERKYACEQCPVRFNTTNALRNHYIRVHLAIRHACDHCDKSFDQKIALRDHIERVHHIQCNFICDICVMTFDSQQKLELHKQRHINPKPMECNICLTLHLNQDEFDKHLCISYRQDYLCCNKDLRNYIQYNKHMMVKHDQKTNARVKPIPGMLLGQLRGARKRLEQCRKCDIAFPSRALKLQHLAMCSLGQQQQQSAGPSSGGSLDASACF, from the exons ATGACGATGTTTGAGCTAACAAAATTTCCTGAAGTCTGTCGAGTGTGCATGCAACCAGAAATGAATATTTCGATGCAACCGTTGAGCAGAAATTTTCACAACTTGGAATTAACAGTCATCGAATTCCTAAACGAAATTACATATAATGTACCAGAG aataaaaacaaattattaCCCAAGACCATCTGTCCCCTATGCCTGAAAGTGCTACAAGATTTTGCAATCTATCGCAACAGGTTAATACTCACGCAGCGCTTTATGGAAGCGTTAATAGATCTCCGAGCATCCAATACAGAACCCCTTgcagatttatttcaaactaacAAACAAGAATTGACTGAACTTTTTAAGGAACTGGGTCTTTGTAGCAAAGAAGAGCCTGTAGTTGAAGACTTACTTGCGGAGTTTCAACTATACGGATTTGCTAGTCGCGCAGATGAAGGGAAAGTTAAAGTGGAATTTAATGAGGTTGTAGTCGATGACCAGTGTACGAATATGTATAACGACGAAAATATAGATATCAAGTATAGTGACGCAGATGTGAGTGATCACAAAAGTAGCGAAGATAGCGACTGGAATCCGAAGGACGAAGTAGTTTATGCGGAATCATTAGACGAAAGTGATTCGACCAGAAGAAACCGCGAAAGTACAAAATGTAATAGAAAATTGGATTCTTTAGCAGCTAGAAAGAAGGTTAGAATGAGGTCTGGTTCTCATTCCGAAGAGGGTTGCAGTCCACGGAAACGAGGTCGACCAAGAAAGCATCCAGATGGTTCATTTTTGAAAGATCATTGGTCTTGTGATAAAtgtaaatttaaaacaaaataccGGGTCGCTGTCGAAAGACACAAAGCGGTACACGTCAAACGCGAAAATCGAACCTATCCTTGTACAGAGTGCGACCAGGTTTTCAAGACTTACGACGAAATGAGAAGTCACAGTTTGAGCCATCCGGAGAACCAGGTGGTCTGTGAAGTATGCGGGACAGCGCTGAAAAATGCTTACTCACTCAAGGCTCACATGGAACGCCACGAAGATAGCAGGAAATATTCTTGCGAGTACTGCGATTACGCATCTAACACGAAACTGGCCCTTAAAGCGCACATGAGCATACATACAAAGAGCAACTGGAACAAACGCTGTGATGTTTGTGGAGTGATGTTCAGAAC GTCCAGTCGTTTGAAGCGTCACATGGAGAGTCATGATAACGAACGGAAATATGCTTGCGAGCAGTGTCCGGTACGATTCAACACTACAAACGCTCTGCGGAATCATTATATACGAGTTCACCTAGCGATTCGACATGCCTGTGACCATTGTGACAAAAGTTTCGACCAGAAAATTGCTTTGAGAGATCACATCGAACGAGTCCACCAC ATACAATGTAATTTCATCTGCGACATTTGCGTCATGACTTTCGACAGCCAACAAAAACTTGAATTGCACAAACAACGCCATATCAATCCTAAACCTATGGAATGCAACATCTGTCTGACTTTGCATCTGAACCAGGACGAATTTGATAAACACCTATGCATTAGTTACCGGCAAGACTACCTGTGCTGCAACAAGGACCTTCGCAATTACATCCAATACAATAAGCATATGATGGTTAAGCACGATCAGAAGACGAACGCCCGCGTGAAACCAATACCAGGAATGTTATTAGGACAACTGCGAGGGGCTCGGAAGCGACTGGAGCAGTGTCGCAAGTGTGATATTGCTTTCCCATCAAGAGCTCTCAAATTACAACATTTGGCTATGTGCAGTCTagggcagcagcagcagcaatcgGCAGGACCGTCATCTGGTGGAAGTCTAGATGCGAGCGCATGCTTTTAg